Proteins encoded in a region of the Leifsonia sp. PS1209 genome:
- the arfB gene encoding alternative ribosome rescue aminoacyl-tRNA hydrolase ArfB, with protein sequence MPAAHRPGLRVTSGLTIPDSELSWRFSRSSGPGGQGVNTADSRAELAWDVAHSAALTPVQRERLLDRLGTRLVDGTLTIAASEHRAQLRNREAALSRLADLVVDSLRPPAPARRPTRPSRGAKQRRLDAKKHRTDVKRLRRPPQD encoded by the coding sequence ATGCCCGCCGCTCACCGCCCCGGCCTCCGGGTCACCTCCGGCCTCACCATCCCGGACTCCGAGCTGTCCTGGCGCTTCTCCCGCTCCTCCGGCCCCGGCGGCCAAGGCGTGAACACGGCCGACTCCCGCGCGGAACTCGCCTGGGACGTCGCCCACTCCGCCGCCCTCACCCCCGTCCAGCGAGAGCGCCTCCTCGACCGCCTCGGCACCCGCCTCGTCGACGGAACCCTGACAATCGCGGCCTCCGAACACCGAGCCCAACTCCGCAACCGCGAAGCCGCCCTCTCCCGCCTCGCCGACCTCGTCGTCGACTCCCTCCGTCCGCCAGCCCCGGCCCGCCGGCCCACGCGCCCGAGCCGAGGCGCCAAGCAGCGCCGCCTGGACGCGAAGAAGCACCGCACCGACGTGAAGCGCCTGCGGCGGCCCCCGCAGGATTGA
- a CDS encoding NgoMIV family type II restriction endonuclease — MRALRRMREVGDSPAIFAEARREFHAGLLASGVLAVNEMGVPSNADGSQPSSVAYAKYIADKLLVETVAERLAGQTSGGKFETACADFVRSTFSRLEMLRPGDWEVLKVTGRKSIEYIARYEQYAHLSELDEAARANPQLRAVLGNAYVIAPDVVVARKPVPDELINRDALLVDDSVARRTAIRQSNQPRSILHAVISCKWTLRSDRAQNARSESLNLIRNRKGRLPHIAVVTGEPSPSRLASLALGTGDIDCLYHFALPELIDAVRASNNDEAMAMVETMVGGKRLRDIADLPLDLAI; from the coding sequence ATGAGGGCATTACGCCGCATGCGTGAAGTTGGTGACAGCCCCGCGATCTTCGCAGAAGCGCGGCGTGAGTTCCACGCCGGTCTCCTGGCCTCGGGTGTGCTGGCTGTTAACGAGATGGGCGTTCCGAGTAACGCTGATGGCTCTCAGCCGTCCAGCGTGGCATATGCGAAATACATCGCAGACAAGCTCTTGGTGGAGACTGTTGCTGAACGGTTGGCGGGCCAGACCAGCGGTGGGAAATTCGAGACAGCGTGCGCTGATTTTGTGCGTAGCACCTTCTCTCGACTCGAAATGCTGAGGCCGGGCGATTGGGAGGTTTTGAAGGTCACCGGAAGGAAAAGCATCGAGTACATCGCTCGCTACGAGCAATACGCTCACCTGTCGGAACTCGACGAGGCCGCGAGAGCAAACCCGCAGCTGCGAGCCGTTCTGGGCAACGCTTACGTCATAGCTCCCGACGTCGTTGTCGCACGAAAACCTGTCCCCGACGAGCTGATCAATCGCGACGCGTTGTTGGTCGATGACTCCGTCGCCCGACGAACCGCGATTAGGCAATCCAATCAGCCGCGGAGCATCCTTCACGCGGTGATTTCTTGCAAATGGACATTGCGAAGCGATCGCGCGCAAAACGCCAGGTCTGAGTCCCTGAACCTGATCAGGAACCGTAAGGGGAGATTGCCACACATTGCGGTCGTCACAGGAGAGCCCTCACCTTCGAGATTGGCATCTCTTGCCCTGGGGACGGGGGACATCGACTGCCTCTACCACTTCGCTCTACCTGAGTTGATAGATGCGGTGCGCGCGTCGAACAACGATGAGGCAATGGCCATGGTTGAGACTATGGTCGGGGGAAAACGACTTCGCGATATAGCAGATCTGCCCCTCGATCTAGCCATCTGA
- the dcm gene encoding DNA (cytosine-5-)-methyltransferase, with protein MSELQVIEICAGAGGQALGLQRAGFTHKLAIELDPTAAETLRQNSGSTVLVGDVASPDVWSPKDHSGIDLLAGGVPCPPFSIAGKQLGSSDERDLFAWAVEQVSVIRPRALMLENVRGLAASRFSAYRQRVLDRLTQLGYVADWRLLHAADFGVPQLRPRFVLVAMKPEDAVYFRWPEPDARRTSVGETLRDLMGANGWPYVDDWVAMADGVGPTLVGGSKKHGGADLGPTRAKRAWEALGVDGKGVADAAPNADAPHPTERLPRLTIEMVARLQGWQDEDEWVFAGRKTSQYRQIGNAFPPPVAEAVGRAIRDALNHEGLPHDIPELSADVHDPVYRELANADGFVSVARLTTALNEMSEASVERRLAILAQDFEVESKVSGSGVSYYRLGSFKGFTGQREHSRNDYIAKYSSKVS; from the coding sequence ATGAGTGAACTACAAGTCATCGAGATCTGTGCCGGCGCCGGCGGGCAGGCGCTCGGGCTTCAGCGGGCTGGGTTCACGCACAAACTTGCCATAGAGCTGGACCCCACGGCAGCGGAGACGTTGCGACAGAACAGTGGGAGCACCGTCCTTGTTGGCGATGTCGCTAGCCCCGACGTGTGGTCGCCGAAGGACCACTCCGGTATTGACCTTCTCGCCGGAGGTGTCCCGTGCCCGCCATTCTCCATCGCGGGCAAACAGCTCGGCTCCTCCGATGAGCGGGATTTGTTCGCTTGGGCGGTGGAGCAGGTGTCGGTCATCCGGCCGCGAGCCCTCATGCTTGAGAACGTCCGCGGCTTAGCGGCCTCGCGGTTCTCTGCCTATCGACAGCGCGTGCTGGACCGGCTCACTCAACTCGGCTACGTCGCCGACTGGAGGCTGCTTCATGCGGCGGATTTTGGGGTTCCACAGTTGCGCCCGCGTTTCGTCCTTGTGGCTATGAAACCGGAGGACGCCGTCTACTTCCGTTGGCCTGAGCCGGACGCCAGGCGAACGTCTGTCGGTGAAACGCTTCGCGACCTCATGGGCGCCAATGGCTGGCCTTACGTAGACGACTGGGTGGCGATGGCGGACGGTGTCGGCCCCACTCTCGTTGGGGGCAGCAAGAAGCACGGCGGAGCGGACCTGGGTCCCACGAGGGCCAAGAGGGCTTGGGAAGCTCTTGGCGTCGATGGAAAAGGGGTCGCAGACGCCGCTCCAAATGCTGACGCGCCGCATCCAACCGAGAGACTTCCACGCTTAACGATTGAGATGGTAGCTCGTCTGCAAGGCTGGCAAGATGAGGACGAGTGGGTTTTTGCGGGGCGAAAGACCTCGCAGTACCGGCAGATAGGCAACGCTTTTCCTCCCCCTGTCGCGGAAGCGGTCGGTCGTGCGATCCGGGACGCTCTGAATCACGAAGGGCTCCCGCACGACATACCGGAGCTAAGCGCCGACGTGCACGACCCGGTGTATCGCGAGCTCGCCAACGCGGACGGATTTGTGAGTGTGGCGCGATTGACTACGGCCCTGAATGAGATGAGCGAGGCATCGGTCGAGCGAAGGCTCGCGATTCTCGCCCAAGACTTTGAGGTGGAGAGCAAAGTATCTGGCTCTGGCGTGTCTTACTATCGCCTCGGAAGTTTCAAAGGCTTCACCGGCCAGCGTGAGCACTCGCGAAACGACTACATCGCAAAATACAGCAGCAAGGTCAGTTGA
- a CDS encoding HNH endonuclease — protein sequence MVIRAFRADVTTMQARAASIRSLLLNQDAVVANAWEIGDLVAEEGGVLERWARTRERSKPLRDAKISISKSQRGNLACEICGFDFHRFYGELGADFAEVHHLVPLHVAGPSQTSLDDLVILCSNCHRMCHRNAWLSTDAVRAAIQEAAQLWASTTLM from the coding sequence GTGGTCATTCGAGCCTTTCGCGCCGACGTCACTACGATGCAGGCGCGCGCGGCGTCAATTCGTTCTCTCCTCCTGAATCAAGACGCAGTAGTTGCAAATGCATGGGAAATCGGCGACCTCGTTGCCGAAGAGGGCGGTGTCTTGGAGCGGTGGGCGCGGACGCGGGAGCGTTCTAAACCACTGCGGGATGCAAAAATCTCAATCTCGAAATCTCAGCGAGGAAATCTGGCTTGCGAGATCTGCGGCTTCGATTTTCATCGCTTCTACGGCGAACTCGGCGCAGACTTCGCGGAGGTGCATCACCTGGTTCCTCTGCACGTCGCTGGCCCTTCCCAAACATCGCTAGACGACTTGGTCATCCTTTGCTCTAACTGCCACCGCATGTGTCATCGAAATGCTTGGTTGTCGACCGATGCCGTAAGAGCAGCCATCCAGGAGGCCGCTCAACTATGGGCCAGCACAACGTTGATGTGA
- a CDS encoding LysR family transcriptional regulator, producing the protein MNITLLVRFVAVAEELHFPRAARKLDIPLPSLYSSIAKLEDEVGSPLFVRGATPTKLTGAGVLFLATAREEIAAAPPAAGKPVAPAGGKAKASKGKGRAPAVKGQPKPFKKRQGR; encoded by the coding sequence ATGAACATCACCCTGCTCGTTCGGTTCGTCGCCGTGGCCGAGGAGCTGCATTTTCCGCGCGCGGCACGGAAGCTCGATATTCCGCTGCCGTCGCTCTACTCGTCGATTGCGAAGCTGGAGGACGAGGTCGGGTCCCCGCTGTTCGTCCGCGGGGCGACGCCGACGAAGCTGACCGGCGCCGGGGTCCTCTTCCTCGCCACGGCTCGGGAGGAGATCGCGGCGGCCCCTCCGGCGGCTGGGAAACCCGTGGCGCCGGCGGGCGGAAAGGCGAAAGCCTCGAAGGGCAAGGGGCGCGCGCCGGCGGTCAAAGGGCAGCCGAAGCCGTTCAAGAAACGCCAGGGGCGTTAA
- a CDS encoding dihydrofolate reductase family protein, whose translation MRPLRYAINVTLDGCCHHEAGLPPDEESMRFWTAELQRADALLFGRTTYEMMESAWRKPASGIWPGWMDDWQRPFASTIDGAPKYVVSSTLTDVDWNAELLPGDLPDAVTRLKQEPGNGLFVGGVTLPLALANLGLIDEYVFVVQPLLAGHGPTLLSGLREHIPLDLVERHDFRSGVSALRYRPIP comes from the coding sequence ATGAGACCACTTCGCTACGCCATCAACGTCACCCTAGACGGCTGCTGCCACCACGAGGCCGGTCTCCCGCCCGACGAGGAGTCGATGCGCTTCTGGACCGCCGAGCTGCAGCGAGCAGACGCCCTCCTCTTCGGCCGCACCACCTACGAGATGATGGAGTCCGCCTGGCGCAAGCCCGCCTCTGGCATTTGGCCCGGCTGGATGGACGACTGGCAGCGTCCCTTCGCATCCACCATCGACGGCGCGCCAAAATACGTCGTGTCGAGCACGCTCACGGACGTCGACTGGAACGCCGAACTCCTGCCCGGCGACCTCCCGGATGCGGTCACGCGGCTCAAGCAGGAGCCCGGCAACGGCCTTTTCGTCGGCGGCGTCACGCTCCCCCTGGCACTGGCGAACCTGGGCCTGATCGACGAGTACGTCTTCGTCGTCCAGCCCCTCCTCGCCGGCCACGGGCCGACCTTGCTCTCGGGCCTGCGCGAGCACATCCCCCTAGACCTCGTCGAGCGGCACGACTTCCGCTCCGGCGTCTCCGCACTGCGCTACCGCCCCATCCCGTAG
- a CDS encoding PD-(D/E)XK nuclease family protein: protein MGNVPEKQWWSATAAFRKLRCPASASPVGWPSRPPISLDDNAGTLAHRAMQQWVEKNEWRLDDAGARLQGRFDEAVSDAGLGSNAVPNATVTRARLKSRANELVDLLDSAGGTVSCEQLLTDDARHLFGYVDILGTGGSGLVIDLKTGRDAGPRISAATAHQLIFYAHLFEESYGHLPKQVVVFSLQHGSVKVEVTRQQVDELLLGIEQTLASSASVAIPDPEICRFCARRMSCEPQWKALDDWPSPDAVRGTVEKLEISSAGYVALRLSGEWVTGLSVDAVPAIAAGDHAKIVRLISRPHTIPREWLATRSTSIRVESR, encoded by the coding sequence ATGGGCAACGTCCCTGAAAAGCAATGGTGGTCTGCGACAGCGGCTTTCCGGAAGCTCCGCTGTCCAGCTTCCGCATCGCCGGTCGGCTGGCCGAGCAGGCCACCTATTTCTCTTGACGACAACGCGGGCACGCTGGCTCATCGCGCAATGCAGCAATGGGTCGAGAAAAACGAGTGGAGACTTGACGATGCCGGCGCCCGACTTCAGGGCCGCTTCGATGAAGCGGTTTCCGATGCGGGCTTGGGCTCAAACGCCGTTCCGAATGCCACCGTGACACGAGCCAGGTTAAAGTCTCGCGCGAACGAATTGGTTGACCTCTTGGACAGCGCCGGGGGAACCGTCAGCTGCGAGCAACTGCTCACCGACGACGCTCGCCACCTGTTCGGATACGTTGACATCTTGGGGACTGGAGGCAGCGGGCTCGTCATCGACCTTAAGACGGGCAGAGACGCTGGCCCGCGGATTAGCGCCGCTACTGCTCACCAGTTGATCTTCTACGCACATCTCTTTGAAGAGTCATACGGCCATCTCCCAAAGCAAGTCGTTGTTTTTAGTCTTCAGCACGGAAGTGTGAAAGTCGAAGTAACGCGTCAGCAAGTTGATGAGCTTTTGCTCGGCATTGAGCAAACGCTCGCCTCAAGCGCGAGCGTGGCGATCCCGGATCCGGAGATATGCCGGTTCTGCGCCCGCCGCATGAGTTGCGAGCCCCAGTGGAAAGCACTGGATGATTGGCCATCGCCGGACGCCGTACGCGGGACGGTAGAAAAGCTGGAGATATCAAGCGCCGGGTACGTGGCCCTGAGACTCAGCGGCGAATGGGTCACCGGACTCAGCGTGGACGCGGTCCCGGCAATTGCAGCAGGCGACCATGCGAAAATCGTGCGGCTGATCAGCCGCCCACACACGATTCCCCGCGAGTGGTTGGCCACCCGGAGCACCAGTATTCGCGTCGAGTCGCGTTGA
- a CDS encoding SRPBCC domain-containing protein produces MVDILHQVGVENATPDDAYRALTTIDGLSGWWTENTSGDPSVDGVIHFHFEPGDIDMKVVELSPASRVRWEVVDGPAEWIGTHVDFSLERDGEYTLVRFIHEGWAEPVPFMHHCSTKWGVFMLSLKSLLETGKGAPAPRDQKIDAWN; encoded by the coding sequence ATGGTCGACATCCTGCACCAGGTCGGCGTCGAGAACGCCACCCCCGACGACGCGTACCGCGCCCTCACCACCATCGACGGACTCTCCGGATGGTGGACGGAGAACACCTCCGGCGACCCGTCCGTCGACGGCGTCATCCACTTCCACTTCGAGCCCGGCGACATCGACATGAAGGTGGTCGAGCTCTCCCCCGCCTCGCGCGTGCGCTGGGAGGTCGTCGACGGCCCGGCCGAATGGATCGGCACCCACGTCGACTTCTCCCTCGAACGCGACGGCGAATACACGCTCGTCCGCTTCATCCACGAGGGCTGGGCCGAGCCGGTGCCGTTCATGCACCACTGTTCAACGAAGTGGGGCGTGTTCATGCTGAGCCTGAAGTCGCTGCTCGAAACCGGGAAGGGGGCGCCGGCGCCGCGCGATCAGAAGATCGACGCGTGGAACTGA
- a CDS encoding RNA-binding S4 domain-containing protein → MTKPAPIDDVPIDGDVVRLGQFLKFAGLLDSGGDVKEAIIDGFVTVNGEVDRRRGRQLHVGDIVGFDGRKVRVSS, encoded by the coding sequence ATGACGAAACCGGCACCGATCGACGATGTTCCGATCGACGGCGACGTCGTTCGGCTGGGGCAGTTCCTGAAGTTCGCCGGACTGCTGGACTCCGGCGGGGACGTCAAAGAGGCCATCATCGACGGGTTCGTGACCGTGAACGGTGAGGTCGACCGGCGCCGTGGAAGGCAGTTGCACGTCGGCGACATCGTCGGGTTCGACGGGCGCAAGGTGCGCGTCAGCTCGTGA
- a CDS encoding MOSC domain-containing protein, translating into MSDEQDARAHVVAVSTDSEHRFSKRVVDEIVLIEGWGVEGDAHAGTTVQHRSRVARDPSQPNLRQVHLMHSELFDEVADAGFEVAPGQLGENVTTRGIDLLGLPTDTLLHLGADACVRVTGLRNPCQQINGFEPGLLREVLGRAEDGSVERKGGVMGVVVAGGTVRRGDSIRVELPSGEHAPLSPV; encoded by the coding sequence GTGAGCGATGAACAGGATGCTCGGGCGCACGTCGTCGCGGTGAGCACGGACAGCGAGCACCGCTTCAGCAAGCGGGTGGTCGACGAGATCGTCCTCATCGAAGGGTGGGGCGTGGAAGGCGATGCGCACGCGGGGACGACGGTGCAGCACCGCTCGCGCGTGGCCCGGGATCCGTCGCAGCCGAACCTGCGGCAGGTGCACCTGATGCACTCCGAGCTGTTCGACGAGGTCGCCGATGCCGGGTTCGAGGTCGCGCCCGGGCAGCTGGGGGAGAACGTGACGACGCGCGGAATCGATCTGCTCGGACTGCCGACGGACACGCTGCTGCACCTCGGCGCCGACGCGTGCGTCCGCGTGACCGGGCTGCGGAACCCGTGCCAGCAGATCAACGGCTTCGAGCCGGGGCTGCTGCGGGAGGTGCTCGGGCGGGCCGAGGACGGTTCGGTCGAGCGGAAGGGCGGCGTGATGGGGGTCGTCGTCGCGGGAGGGACCGTACGCCGGGGCGACAGCATCCGGGTTGAGCTGCCGTCGGGCGAGCACGCTCCGCTCAGTCCGGTATGA
- the dinB gene encoding DNA polymerase IV — protein MRGEATVLHADLDAFYASVEQRDAPELRGRPVIVGGGVVLAASYEAKARGVRTAMGGRQARELCPDAVVVPPRMDAYSAASRDVFAIFRDTTPLVEGLSIDEAFLEVGGLRRIAGTPEQIATRLRERVRSEAGLAISVGIARTKFLAKVASAVSKPDGLLLVEPDREQAFLLPLPVERLWGVGAVTAEKLHRLGIRTVGQLAELEEATAERLLGRAAGAHLHALARLRDPRPVDATRRRGSIGSQRALGSRPRSPEELDTILTQIVDRLARRLRDGDRTCRTVVLRLRFGDFAKATRSRTLGFPTDRTSVLLGIARTLLAAAQPEITQRGITLIGLSLSQLGRSDTFQPELPIDWDDGARLDTVLDAVRDRFGAASVSRAAQLGRDPGWSTPLLPEHE, from the coding sequence ATGCGGGGCGAGGCGACCGTGCTGCACGCCGACCTCGACGCCTTCTACGCCTCCGTCGAGCAACGGGATGCGCCCGAGTTGCGCGGCCGCCCGGTGATCGTCGGCGGCGGGGTGGTGCTCGCCGCCAGCTACGAGGCGAAGGCGCGCGGCGTGCGCACCGCGATGGGCGGCAGGCAGGCGCGCGAGCTGTGCCCGGATGCGGTGGTCGTCCCGCCCAGGATGGATGCGTACTCCGCCGCCAGCCGCGACGTCTTCGCCATCTTCCGCGACACGACCCCGCTCGTCGAGGGCCTGTCGATCGACGAGGCGTTCCTGGAGGTCGGCGGCCTCCGGCGGATCGCCGGTACGCCGGAGCAGATCGCGACGCGCCTGCGGGAGCGGGTCCGCTCGGAGGCCGGGCTCGCCATCTCGGTCGGCATCGCCCGCACCAAGTTCCTCGCGAAGGTCGCCAGCGCCGTCAGCAAACCCGACGGACTCCTCCTCGTCGAGCCCGACCGCGAGCAGGCCTTCCTCCTCCCCCTCCCGGTCGAACGACTCTGGGGCGTCGGCGCCGTCACCGCCGAGAAGCTGCACCGACTCGGCATCCGCACCGTCGGCCAGCTCGCCGAGCTGGAGGAGGCGACGGCCGAGCGCCTCCTCGGCCGCGCAGCGGGCGCCCACCTGCACGCGCTCGCCCGCCTCCGCGACCCGCGCCCCGTCGACGCCACCCGGCGTCGCGGCTCCATCGGCTCCCAGCGCGCCCTCGGCAGCCGCCCGCGCTCGCCCGAGGAACTCGACACCATCCTGACCCAGATCGTCGACCGCCTCGCCCGCCGCCTGCGAGACGGCGACCGCACCTGCCGCACGGTCGTCCTCCGCCTGCGCTTCGGCGACTTCGCCAAAGCCACCCGCTCCCGCACACTCGGCTTCCCCACCGACCGGACGTCCGTCCTGCTCGGGATCGCGCGCACCCTCCTGGCGGCGGCTCAGCCCGAGATCACGCAGCGCGGCATCACCCTCATCGGCCTCTCGCTGTCCCAGCTGGGACGGTCGGACACGTTCCAGCCCGAACTCCCGATCGACTGGGACGACGGCGCCCGCCTCGACACCGTCCTCGACGCGGTCCGCGACCGCTTCGGTGCAGCGTCCGTCTCGCGCGCAGCACAGCTCGGCCGCGATCCCGGATGGTCGACCCCGCTGCTGCCGGAGCACGAGTGA
- a CDS encoding SRPBCC domain-containing protein has translation MTDQLVVSRLIAAAAEPLFDAWLDPEALAVWMRPGNATHTDVTADPRVGGEFRIIMHNLDAPIVHRGTYRTIDRPRRLAFTWRSPVTEDEETLVTVDFEPRASGTEVIVTHERLPHQAAVDAHTDGWTDCLTDLDAYATHQSPTHQSPTHHSPKGN, from the coding sequence ATGACCGACCAGCTCGTCGTCTCCCGCCTGATCGCCGCAGCCGCAGAACCGCTCTTCGACGCCTGGCTCGACCCCGAGGCCCTGGCCGTCTGGATGCGTCCAGGCAACGCCACCCACACCGACGTCACCGCAGACCCCCGCGTCGGCGGCGAGTTCCGCATCATCATGCACAACCTGGATGCGCCCATCGTCCACCGCGGAACGTACCGGACCATCGACCGCCCCCGCCGCCTCGCCTTCACCTGGCGTTCGCCGGTCACGGAGGACGAGGAGACGCTGGTCACCGTCGATTTCGAGCCCCGCGCATCCGGAACAGAGGTCATCGTCACCCACGAACGCCTCCCCCACCAGGCGGCAGTGGATGCGCACACCGACGGCTGGACCGACTGCCTCACCGACCTCGACGCATACGCAACACACCAATCACCGACGCACCAATCACCGACGCACCACTCACCGAAAGGAAACTGA